A genomic segment from Pseudomonas sp. S09G 359 encodes:
- a CDS encoding DUF4389 domain-containing protein: protein MNDPKAAPKYESILLRILWMLVFALVWQVAQFLLGALVVVQLIYRLVYGAPNLGLMNFGDSLSQFLAQIGRFGSFQTEQKPWPFADWPTPRAPEGEAPHSVPPAPHPARDEEPKL, encoded by the coding sequence ATGAACGATCCCAAAGCAGCCCCCAAGTATGAGTCCATCCTCCTGCGCATCCTGTGGATGTTGGTGTTTGCCCTGGTGTGGCAGGTGGCGCAGTTCCTGCTCGGCGCGCTGGTGGTGGTGCAGCTGATTTACCGGTTGGTCTACGGCGCGCCAAACCTGGGCCTGATGAACTTTGGCGACAGCCTCAGCCAGTTCCTTGCGCAAATTGGCCGCTTCGGCAGCTTCCAAACCGAGCAGAAACCATGGCCGTTCGCCGATTGGCCAACCCCGCGCGCACCTGAGGGCGAAGCGCCCCACAGCGTGCCACCGGCGCCGCACCCGGCACGTGATGAAGA